In Elusimicrobiota bacterium, the DNA window CTTCTTCTCCGGCCTTTGGCGTTGTCTCATCCGCGCCGGCCCCCGCTGCGGGCGCCGTGGTTGTAACTGTCAGAGGGGAACCGGCGCCTTCCGCCGGATTTGTCACGGACGACACGACATCGTCGGCGTCGGAAGCCTGGGGGATGGCGCTCATTTTAAGCAGGGACCGCGCTTTTTCGGCCGCCGCTTTGGCCGTTTCCGGGTCGGCGGAGTTTTTGGATATATCGTCATAAACTCTGGCCGCCTCCGGGTAATTTTTTTCAGCCTCGTAAATTTCGCCGATTTTTATCAGGCCCTGCAGCCGCCATGGGCTTGAGTAGGGTTTTTGCAAAACCAGCCTGCCCCAGTAGTCCAGCGCCTCCTCCGGCTGTTTATTGTCGCTGTAAAGCTCGCCCATGCGGTAAAGCGCTTCCAGTGAATCCTCCCTGCCGGACGCCTGCCCGTAAATCTCCGTAAGAGTCTTCACGGCGGCGGAAACATCCCCCCTGTCTTTTTGCAGCTTGAAAATTTCCCACAAGGCGCTTAAAGCGTCGCCGGAGCTGCCCGCAAGATTGTAATATCTGCGGTAAGTTTCCTCCGCCGGGCCGCTTAAGCCGGTGTTTTTGTAGCACAGCGCAAGGTTAAAAAGCGCGGGTTGTGTATATTCGCTCGCGGGGTAAAGCTCGGCGAGCTTCGCGTACGCCTTTGAAGCCGGCTCGTAATTTTTAAGGTTGTAATACGCGCTGCCAAGCCGGAAAAGCGCCACCGGATGCTCTTTAGCGTCCGGGTAATTCACGGCAAAACGCTCAAAAACCTCCGCCGCGTTTTGCATGTCTCCGGTCTGAAAATACGCCTCGCCAAGATAAAACTGGGCGTCTTTTATTGAAGGATGGTCGACATAATCCACGCTGAATTTTTTAAGGTTTTCGGCGGAGAGCGCGTAATCCTTCTTTTCAAAAAGCCGCCTGCCGAGCCTGAACAGCGCCTCCCCCGAAGTCCGGTCTTTGGGCTCGCGCGCGGCCAGAGCGCCAAGCTCGGCCTTAAAATCAAGCCCGGCCGTCCGGTCAAAAGCGGCTTCCATCAGGTCAAAAGCATCCGCCGCCTCGGGAACGTCCGGCCATAGCGTGACCACGGTTTTTAACTGTTCCACCGCTTTCGCGTCTTCTTTCCGGTTGTAGTCAATTTGGGCCAGGCGCAGGTAGGCGAGCGCCAGCTGCTTGTTTTTCGGATATCTGGCGATAATCCCGTTATAGGCCGTCACGGCTTCGGCATATTTCTGCGCCCTGAACCAGGTATCGGCGCTTTGCAGCTCCGCGGTCTCGGTTTCAGGCGTCCCCGGATATTTTCTGGCAAGCTTGTCCCAGGTTTCAACGGCCTGGGTGTAATAATGCAGGCGGTAAAGCGCAAGGCCGGCCTTATAAAGCGCGGCGGGAGCGTATTTGCTTGAGGCGTTATCGGAGGCGAAAGCGTCGTAAAGGCCGAAGGCTTTTTTAAAATCCTTGGCATTGAAATAGCTGTCGGCGACCGACAGCGCGTCCGTGCCGGAGAGCGCCCCGGCATCCGGGAAAGCGGCTCTGGCGGTTTTGAGTTTTTCCCTGGCTTTGGCCGCGCCCGAGCTGTCGCCGGACAGCGCATAGCACCACACCAGGCCTTCCTGGGCGTAAAGCAAAGACACCTTGTCGGGGGAAAGCCGGGCCGCTGTGTTATAAATATTCTTCGCGTCGTCAAAAAGGTTCCGCGCCAGATAGGCCTCGGCGACATACAGCAGGCTCAGCGCCCGCCATTTGGACCCGGCAGGCGGAGGGTTTTTAAAAATAGACTGCACCTGGTAAGAGGTCAGGATACTGTTGTAATCGCCCCTGGCGTATTCCGTGCGGAGGATCATAAACAGCGCCTGCTCGGCGACCTCGCTTGAAGGCGCAAGGTCAACCGCGCTCTGGAAATTCCCCAGCGCCTCCTGCGGTTTTTTCAGCGCCAGGTTTGCGGCGCCCATCAGGTAATAAGCGTTTTTAGCGAGCGCATGCGCGGGATAAAGGCCGATAAAATTCCCCAGGGTCTGCAGGGCCCCCTGATAATCGCCCAGTAGGTACCGGCACCACGCGAGTTTATAAAAACTTGCAGGCGCCGCCGAAGAGGTGGGGTAGCCGGCGGTAATTTTTGCGTAAGCGGATAGGGCGTCGCCGGTCTGTTTGTTTGCGAGATAAGATTCGCCGATAAAATACCACGAGTAGGGCGCGAAATAATTAAACGGGCTTTTGTCTGTAACAGCCCGGAAATTCAGCCGGGCGTTCAGGTAATCTTTCCTGTTAAGCTGCGAAACGCCTATGCGGAAGACCGCCGCCGTTTTCAGCTTTGAGCCGGGATAGTTTTTAATGAAGTCCTGGTACTTGCTTATCGCGCCGTCAAAATCCCGCGCATAAAAAAAAGACTCGCATATAAGGAACTCCGCCTCCTCTATGGAATCAAATCCGGGGTAATTCTTGAGAAGTTTCCCGAAAACAGACGCCGCCATATCGGTTCTGCCCTCGTAAAGATAGGCCTTCCCCAGGAAAAACCGCGCCTGGGGAGTGTCAAGCCGTGAAAAAAGCTTCTGGCTGGCCGGGTAATTTTTCCGGCTCAGCTCTATTATGCCGCCGGCAAACACCAAAGCCGGGTCGGAAGCGTAGGCCAGATAGATCTCGCCAAAGTGAAAAAATATGTTTTGCGCGTTCCGGCGGCGGTTCAGGGCGATATTTGAGTAAACCTGTCCAAGCAGGCTTTCCGGCGCTATATAGCTTTTGGGGTAGTCGCTTTCCACTTTGGAAAATTCTTTAACGGCCTGTTCCCAGTCGCCCATGTTGTAATATGCCTCGCCTGCGCGATACAGGGCCGAAGCTTCAAGGCCGCTGCCGGAGTACCTGCCGGCCACCGAACCGTATATTTCCGCGGCTGAGTTGAATTCGGCCATGGAACCCGGCTTTGCGCCGGCCGGCCCGGCGGCGGGACCCCTTTTTGAAATTTTTTCCTGGTGAAGCAGCTCCAGCGCTTTGGACATGTGCGCTTCCCCTGTCATAAACAGGGCGTCCGCTGCCCTTTGGCTTTTCGGGTATTTTTTTATGAATTGCCGGAATGCCTCTATTACGGCCGCGCGGTCGGCGGAAGTCTGGTAAAGCGCGGAAATGGCCTGGAAAGCCGACTCATCCGCGCTAAGCTGCGGCGCCGCAAGCTGGGCGCGCGCCGGAAGGGCCGTTGCGGCAAGCAGAGCGGCCAGCAACACCGCTTTTCTGGAATTATATGGCATTTTTTTCATATTTTATCAAAACCGGCTGCTTCGTCCAGCTCTTTTGCCCCTGGCTTAGTTTAACCGCCTAAACTTTGGCATACGGCGCCAGTTGCTGAAGCAAAAGGGCTGGGCTTCGCGCATCACGATGATTAGAAAAGGCTCCTGCCGCCTTTTTAAGCAAAATACTTCTTTTTAATCCATTCGCTAAACCAGATGTCCGAGAACACCGCAACGCCGTCCTCCTTCTCAAGCAGACCTTTAGCCGTCAAAAGAGCCTCTGATTTCTGCACAGAGGACGCCGACCCCAGGCGGTAGGAACTGATAAACCCCATTGAGAACAAGTCGGTTCCACCGGATACGGCCATAGCCTGCAGCAGTTTCCGCTGTGAAAGCGCCAGCGAATCCCACATTGAAAGAAACATCGGAGACAGCCCCTGCGTAATCCGGCCGACAGCTTCGGCGACTGCGGAGCGCGGCACGTTTTTTATGTCCGCGCAGCCGCTCCATATTTCGTGGCATAAATGCAGCGTATAATACGGAACCACCCGCGAAACTCTTATTATCTCGTCCGTGGTCCCGGCGTCTATGGTCTTGCCCGAAGCCCCGAACTTGCCGGAAATGAAAGAGGCAAGCTCGCCCGGGGGGATTTTGCCCAGGAAAATAATTTTCCCCATTTTATAAAAA includes these proteins:
- a CDS encoding tetratricopeptide repeat protein, which translates into the protein MKKMPYNSRKAVLLAALLAATALPARAQLAAPQLSADESAFQAISALYQTSADRAAVIEAFRQFIKKYPKSQRAADALFMTGEAHMSKALELLHQEKISKRGPAAGPAGAKPGSMAEFNSAAEIYGSVAGRYSGSGLEASALYRAGEAYYNMGDWEQAVKEFSKVESDYPKSYIAPESLLGQVYSNIALNRRRNAQNIFFHFGEIYLAYASDPALVFAGGIIELSRKNYPASQKLFSRLDTPQARFFLGKAYLYEGRTDMAASVFGKLLKNYPGFDSIEEAEFLICESFFYARDFDGAISKYQDFIKNYPGSKLKTAAVFRIGVSQLNRKDYLNARLNFRAVTDKSPFNYFAPYSWYFIGESYLANKQTGDALSAYAKITAGYPTSSAAPASFYKLAWCRYLLGDYQGALQTLGNFIGLYPAHALAKNAYYLMGAANLALKKPQEALGNFQSAVDLAPSSEVAEQALFMILRTEYARGDYNSILTSYQVQSIFKNPPPAGSKWRALSLLYVAEAYLARNLFDDAKNIYNTAARLSPDKVSLLYAQEGLVWCYALSGDSSGAAKAREKLKTARAAFPDAGALSGTDALSVADSYFNAKDFKKAFGLYDAFASDNASSKYAPAALYKAGLALYRLHYYTQAVETWDKLARKYPGTPETETAELQSADTWFRAQKYAEAVTAYNGIIARYPKNKQLALAYLRLAQIDYNRKEDAKAVEQLKTVVTLWPDVPEAADAFDLMEAAFDRTAGLDFKAELGALAAREPKDRTSGEALFRLGRRLFEKKDYALSAENLKKFSVDYVDHPSIKDAQFYLGEAYFQTGDMQNAAEVFERFAVNYPDAKEHPVALFRLGSAYYNLKNYEPASKAYAKLAELYPASEYTQPALFNLALCYKNTGLSGPAEETYRRYYNLAGSSGDALSALWEIFKLQKDRGDVSAAVKTLTEIYGQASGREDSLEALYRMGELYSDNKQPEEALDYWGRLVLQKPYSSPWRLQGLIKIGEIYEAEKNYPEAARVYDDISKNSADPETAKAAAEKARSLLKMSAIPQASDADDVVSSVTNPAEGAGSPLTVTTTAPAAGAGADETTPKAGEEAAPVQTASPAVKKKKKTVKPVKAAKKRPAVAKSSSTEAGQ